The following are from one region of the Acidobacteriota bacterium genome:
- a CDS encoding helix-turn-helix transcriptional regulator, with the protein MAKRRNQFQPRSGVEKAFGEVMKTTREELGLSQMGLHVRTGLDRTFISDLERGVQCPSLRTIFRVAKGLNITPNNLIRRTAESPYFVFPSEDE; encoded by the coding sequence ATGGCCAAACGTCGAAACCAATTTCAACCTCGCTCAGGTGTGGAGAAGGCGTTTGGGGAGGTCATGAAAACAACACGCGAAGAGCTCGGTCTGTCACAAATGGGACTGCACGTAAGAACCGGACTGGATCGCACTTTCATTAGTGATCTCGAACGTGGAGTGCAATGCCCGAGTCTGCGAACAATCTTTCGGGTAGCCAAGGGTCTCAACATCACTCCAAACAACCTGATCCGACGAACCGCCGAGTCTCCGTATTTCGTCTTCCCTTCTGAGGACGAGTGA
- a CDS encoding helix-turn-helix transcriptional regulator: MDGQALFGSRIRSLREAADVSRERAAEHADINANYLGEIERGEKWPSIEVIQRLAGVLSVSPSAFFEFEGEEKDADALRSNLHKMLARRDIEQLQQAMRVLRALFQL, encoded by the coding sequence ATGGATGGGCAGGCACTTTTCGGAAGCAGAATACGTTCCCTCCGGGAAGCGGCCGATGTTTCGCGAGAACGTGCGGCGGAGCATGCCGACATCAATGCCAACTATTTAGGCGAGATCGAACGGGGGGAGAAGTGGCCGTCCATCGAGGTCATCCAGCGTTTAGCCGGAGTTCTCAGCGTGTCACCATCTGCTTTTTTCGAGTTCGAAGGGGAAGAAAAAGACGCAGACGCGCTTCGATCTAACCTTCATAAAATGCTTGCGCGGCGGGATATCGAACAGCTTCAGCAGGCAATGCGCGTATTGCGAGCGTTATTTCAACTCTGA